The following proteins are encoded in a genomic region of Glycine max cultivar Williams 82 chromosome 18, Glycine_max_v4.0, whole genome shotgun sequence:
- the LOC100807847 gene encoding receptor-like protein kinase FERONIA isoform X2, protein MLFIVPLNSSASTVALTVACPLTRFSHSQLTYSFPVSTGPKFLRLFFYSTSYQNFHRSKAYFSVKAGPYTLLQDFNASLHADAGNDPGDYLFREYCTNLKDGDRLNITFIASKTSQNPDSYAFINGIEIVSMPPFLYYTNPHDVDITGLPQLVGDSMNLQFPIENNFTLETKYRLRVGDQEIPASQDTGMLRFWDVDSKYVTTQSVLSLDISTGIKLRFTKKTPNYTAPDTVYRSVRNMGSNGTFNMGFNLTWQLPVDSGFTYLLRLHFCQLDPNISLPGDLSFFIFVQDQMVEKWADILGWSDKQKGVPVVKQYVVFIPGNQQETLNLSLKMHPNPQSLAKDAQINAIELFKINNYNGSLAGRNPDPNRLPETPIVPLQRPNNKSSGTTRNLAAAVAGAVSAAVLLSFFVAFFLIQRQKKMGSKKKDETPLGGGLSSLPTSLCRHFTIAEIRAATNYFDEHFIVGMGGFGNVYKGYIDDGSTRVAIKRLKPDSRQGAQEFMNEIEMLSQLRHLHLVSLVGYCYESNEMILVYDFMDRGTLREHLYDTDNPSLSWKQRLQICIGAARGLHYLHTGAKHTIIHRDVKSTNILLDEKWVAKVSDFGLSRIGPIGSSMTHVSTQVKGSVGYLDPEYYKRQRLTEKSDVYSFGVVLLEVLSGRQPLLRWEEKQRMSLVNWAKHCYEKGTLSEIVDTKLKGQIAPQCLQKYGEVALSCLLEDGTQRPSMNDVVRMLEFVLHLQEGAVNEVMESEDTEDVFSSSHSSLHFSDYSKSTALSMATNVGDCSYGSKDSEERSIPDNVFSEIKDPKGR, encoded by the exons ATGTTATTTATAGTCCCGTTGAACTCTTCAGCATCAACTGTGGCTCTAACAGTAGCTTGTCCACTCACTCGTTTCTCTCACTCCCAACTCACTTACTCTTTCCCTGTCTCCACTGGCCCAAAGTTTCTTCGCCTCTTCTTCTACTCAACTTCCTACCAAAACTTCCATCGCTCCAAAGCCTATTTCTCAGTCAAAGCAGGCCCATACACCCTCCTTCAGGATTTCAACGCTTCCCTCCATGCTGACGCTGGTAACGACCCTGGCGACTACTTGTTCAGGGAGTATTGCACCAACCTCAAAGATGGCGATCGGCTCAACATAACCTTCATTGCAAGCAAAACATCTCAGAATCCAG ATTCGTACGCTTTCATCAATGGAATAGAGATTGTTTCAATGCCCCCTTTTCTCTACTACACCAATCCTCACGACGTCGACATCACTGGATTGCCTCAACTCGTTGGTGACAGTATGAACCTGCAGTTCCCCATTGAAAACAACTTTACTCTGGAGACAAAGTATCGGTTAAGAGTTGGAGACCAAGAAATCCCGGCCTCACAGGACACGGGTATGCTCAGGTTCTGGGATGTGGATAGCAAATATGTAACGACTCAAAGTGTACTATCTCTAGATATTTCCACTGGAATTAAGCTGAGATTCACAAAGAAGACTCCTAACTACACTGCACCAGACACAGTGTACCGATCCGTAAGGAATATGGGAAGTAATGGTACCTTCAACATGGGTTTCAACCTCACATGGCAACTTCCCGTTGATTCAGGCTTCACCTACTTGCTAAGATTACACTTTTGCCAGCTTGACCCGAATATTAGCCTTCCTGGTGACCTGAGCTTCTTCATCTTCGTTCAGGATCAGATGGTTGAAAAGTGGGCAGACATTCTCGGTTGGAGCGATAAACAGAAGGGTGTCCCAGTGGTTAAACAGTATGTAGTTTTCATCCCAGGGAATCAGCAGGAAACGCTTAATCTTTCACTGAAAATGCATCCTAACCCTCAAAGCTTGGCCAAGGACGCTCAAATAAACGCAATTGAACTCTTCAAAATCAACAACTATAACGGTAGTCTTGCTGGGCGAAATCCAGACCCAAACCGTCTTCCAGAAACCCCCATTGTTCCCCTTCAAAGACCAAACAATAAAAGCAGCGGCACCACAAGGAACCTTGCCGCCGCCGTGGCAGGTGCAGTTTCTGCTGCCGTTTTGCTCTCCTTTTTTGTCGCTTTCTTCCTCATCCAACGCCAGAAGAAGATGGGTTCCAAGAAAAAAGACGAAACTCCTCTGGGCGGTGGCTTATCATCACTACCAACCAGCCTTTGTCGCCACTTCACGATTGCGGAAATCAGGGCCGCCACCAACTACTTCGACGAACACTTCATAGTTGGCATGGGAGGCTTCGGCAACGTGTACAAAGGCTACATCGACGACGGTTCAACCCGAGTCGCAATCAAAAGGCTCAAACCGGATTCTCGGCAAGGTGCGCAGGAGTTCATGAACGAGATCGAAATGCTGTCTCAACTTCGCCATCTCCATCTTGTCTCCCTCGTTGGTTACTGTTACGAGAGCAACGAAATGATACTGGTGTATGATTTCATGGATCGCGGAACCCTCCGTGAGCATCTCTACGACACTgataacccttccctttcaTGGAAACAAAGGCTCCAGATATGCATAGGTGCTGCACGAGGACTCCACTATCTGCATACAGGTGCAAAGCACACGATCATTCACCGTGACGTGAAGAGCACCAACATCTTATTGGATGAGAAATGGGTCGCCAAGGTTTCAGACTTCGGGTTATCCCGAATTGGGCCCATTGGTTCTTCAATGACCCATGTGAGCACTCAGGTGAAAGGTAGCGTTGGATATTTAGACCCGGAGTATTACAAACGACAGCGTTTGACTGAGAAGTCTGATGTGTATTCCTTTGGGGTGGTGCTCTTGGAGGTATTGTCTGGGAGGCAACCTTTGCTCCGTTGGGAGGAGAAGCAACGAATGTCACTTGTTAATTGGGCAAAGCATTGCTATGAGAAGGGAACTCTAAGTGAGATTGTGGATACAAAACTGAAGGGCCAGATAGCGCCTCAGTGTTTGCAAAAATATGGTGAGGTTGCGCTGAGTTGTTTGCTTGAGGATGGAACTCAGAGGCCTTCCATGAACGACGTCGTTCGGATGCTGGAGTTTGTTCTGCATCTTCAGGAGGGTGCTGTTAATGAAGTGATGGAGAGTGAAGATACCGAGGACGTATTTAGCAGTAGCCATAGTAGTCTACATTTTTCGGATTATAGTAAGAGCACTGCATTGAGTATGGCTACAAACGTTGGAGATTGTAGCTATGGAAGTAAGGACTCTGAGGAGAGGTCGATCCCGGACAATGTTTTCTCTGAGATTAAGGATCCAAAGGGACGATGA
- the LOC100807847 gene encoding receptor-like protein kinase FERONIA isoform X1, whose amino-acid sequence MGTTCVRFALGAILLHLLFLSLPNLSIADVVYSPVELFSINCGSNSSLSTRDGRNWTADIKFLSENKDSVAAPALTPSTLEGPYTDARFSHSQFTYSFPVSTGPKFLRLFFYSTSYRNFDRSKAYFSVKAGPYTLLQDFNASLHADADDDPENTLLREYCINLRDGERLNISFIASTEDSYAFINGIEIVSMPPFLYYTNPHDVDITGLPQLVGDSMNLQFPIENNFTLETKYRLRVGDQEIPASQDTGMLRFWDVDSKYVTTQSVLSLDISTGIKLRFTKKTPNYTAPDTVYRSVRNMGSNGTFNMGFNLTWQLPVDSGFTYLLRLHFCQLDPNISLPGDLSFFIFVQDQMVEKWADILGWSDKQKGVPVVKQYVVFIPGNQQETLNLSLKMHPNPQSLAKDAQINAIELFKINNYNGSLAGRNPDPNRLPETPIVPLQRPNNKSSGTTRNLAAAVAGAVSAAVLLSFFVAFFLIQRQKKMGSKKKDETPLGGGLSSLPTSLCRHFTIAEIRAATNYFDEHFIVGMGGFGNVYKGYIDDGSTRVAIKRLKPDSRQGAQEFMNEIEMLSQLRHLHLVSLVGYCYESNEMILVYDFMDRGTLREHLYDTDNPSLSWKQRLQICIGAARGLHYLHTGAKHTIIHRDVKSTNILLDEKWVAKVSDFGLSRIGPIGSSMTHVSTQVKGSVGYLDPEYYKRQRLTEKSDVYSFGVVLLEVLSGRQPLLRWEEKQRMSLVNWAKHCYEKGTLSEIVDTKLKGQIAPQCLQKYGEVALSCLLEDGTQRPSMNDVVRMLEFVLHLQEGAVNEVMESEDTEDVFSSSHSSLHFSDYSKSTALSMATNVGDCSYGSKDSEERSIPDNVFSEIKDPKGR is encoded by the coding sequence ATGGGCACAACTTGCGTACGATTTGCTTTAGGAGCCATCCTCCTCCACCTCCTATTCTTGTCCCTCCCTAACCTTTCCATAGCAGATGTTGTTTATAGTCCCGTTGAACTCTTCAGCATCAACTGTGGCTCTAACAGTAGCTTGTCCACGCGCGATGGTCGCAATTGGACTGCAGACATCAAATTCCTCTCAGAAAACAAGGACTCAGTTGCTGCTCCTGCACTCACACCATCTACCCTGGAAGGTCCTTACACCGATGCTCGTTTCTCTCACTCCCAATTCACTTACTCTTTCCCTGTCTCCACAGGCCCTAAGTTTCTTCGCCTCTTCTTCTACTCAACTTCCTACCGAAACTTCGATCGCTCCAAAGCCTATTTCTCAGTCAAAGCAGGCCCATACACCCTCcttcaagacttcaatgctTCCCTCCATGCTGATGCTGATGATGACCCGGAAAATACCTTATTAAGAGAGTATTGCATCAACCTCCGAGATGGTGAGAGGCTCAACATAAGCTTCATTGCAAGCACCGAAGATTCGTACGCTTTCATCAATGGAATAGAGATTGTTTCAATGCCCCCTTTTCTCTACTACACCAATCCTCACGACGTCGACATCACTGGATTGCCTCAACTCGTTGGTGACAGTATGAACCTGCAGTTCCCCATTGAAAACAACTTTACTCTGGAGACAAAGTATCGGTTAAGAGTTGGAGACCAAGAAATCCCGGCCTCACAGGACACGGGTATGCTCAGGTTCTGGGATGTGGATAGCAAATATGTAACGACTCAAAGTGTACTATCTCTAGATATTTCCACTGGAATTAAGCTGAGATTCACAAAGAAGACTCCTAACTACACTGCACCAGACACAGTGTACCGATCCGTAAGGAATATGGGAAGTAATGGTACCTTCAACATGGGTTTCAACCTCACATGGCAACTTCCCGTTGATTCAGGCTTCACCTACTTGCTAAGATTACACTTTTGCCAGCTTGACCCGAATATTAGCCTTCCTGGTGACCTGAGCTTCTTCATCTTCGTTCAGGATCAGATGGTTGAAAAGTGGGCAGACATTCTCGGTTGGAGCGATAAACAGAAGGGTGTCCCAGTGGTTAAACAGTATGTAGTTTTCATCCCAGGGAATCAGCAGGAAACGCTTAATCTTTCACTGAAAATGCATCCTAACCCTCAAAGCTTGGCCAAGGACGCTCAAATAAACGCAATTGAACTCTTCAAAATCAACAACTATAACGGTAGTCTTGCTGGGCGAAATCCAGACCCAAACCGTCTTCCAGAAACCCCCATTGTTCCCCTTCAAAGACCAAACAATAAAAGCAGCGGCACCACAAGGAACCTTGCCGCCGCCGTGGCAGGTGCAGTTTCTGCTGCCGTTTTGCTCTCCTTTTTTGTCGCTTTCTTCCTCATCCAACGCCAGAAGAAGATGGGTTCCAAGAAAAAAGACGAAACTCCTCTGGGCGGTGGCTTATCATCACTACCAACCAGCCTTTGTCGCCACTTCACGATTGCGGAAATCAGGGCCGCCACCAACTACTTCGACGAACACTTCATAGTTGGCATGGGAGGCTTCGGCAACGTGTACAAAGGCTACATCGACGACGGTTCAACCCGAGTCGCAATCAAAAGGCTCAAACCGGATTCTCGGCAAGGTGCGCAGGAGTTCATGAACGAGATCGAAATGCTGTCTCAACTTCGCCATCTCCATCTTGTCTCCCTCGTTGGTTACTGTTACGAGAGCAACGAAATGATACTGGTGTATGATTTCATGGATCGCGGAACCCTCCGTGAGCATCTCTACGACACTgataacccttccctttcaTGGAAACAAAGGCTCCAGATATGCATAGGTGCTGCACGAGGACTCCACTATCTGCATACAGGTGCAAAGCACACGATCATTCACCGTGACGTGAAGAGCACCAACATCTTATTGGATGAGAAATGGGTCGCCAAGGTTTCAGACTTCGGGTTATCCCGAATTGGGCCCATTGGTTCTTCAATGACCCATGTGAGCACTCAGGTGAAAGGTAGCGTTGGATATTTAGACCCGGAGTATTACAAACGACAGCGTTTGACTGAGAAGTCTGATGTGTATTCCTTTGGGGTGGTGCTCTTGGAGGTATTGTCTGGGAGGCAACCTTTGCTCCGTTGGGAGGAGAAGCAACGAATGTCACTTGTTAATTGGGCAAAGCATTGCTATGAGAAGGGAACTCTAAGTGAGATTGTGGATACAAAACTGAAGGGCCAGATAGCGCCTCAGTGTTTGCAAAAATATGGTGAGGTTGCGCTGAGTTGTTTGCTTGAGGATGGAACTCAGAGGCCTTCCATGAACGACGTCGTTCGGATGCTGGAGTTTGTTCTGCATCTTCAGGAGGGTGCTGTTAATGAAGTGATGGAGAGTGAAGATACCGAGGACGTATTTAGCAGTAGCCATAGTAGTCTACATTTTTCGGATTATAGTAAGAGCACTGCATTGAGTATGGCTACAAACGTTGGAGATTGTAGCTATGGAAGTAAGGACTCTGAGGAGAGGTCGATCCCGGACAATGTTTTCTCTGAGATTAAGGATCCAAAGGGACGATGA
- the LOC100500432 gene encoding uncharacterized protein LOC100500432 precursor, giving the protein MKKQASTFFLMWLMVISLQTHITIAALSKSNGTISLCDGSVEDCLNVDHLDSQLPTISSSHFRRILLAGQNTGGTPDPNNPAIKCVRIDRYGSCLPQADGKKRHCDITNRGC; this is encoded by the coding sequence ATGAAGAAGCAAGCATCAACCTTTTTCCTCATGTGGCTTATGGTCATTTCGCTTCAAACACATATCACCATTGCAGCTCTGTCCAAGTCCAATGGCACAATTTCTCTGTGCGATGGCTCCGTGGAGGACTGCCTAAACGTCGACCACTTGGACTCGCAGCTTCCCACCATCTCCAGCTCCCACTTCCGCAGAATCCTCCTTGCAGGCCAAAATACAGGAGGTACACCTGATCCTAATAACCCCGCCATCAAATGTGTGCGAATAGACCGATATGGCAGCTGTCTGCCCCAAGCTGATGGTAAAAAGAGACACTGTGACATAACCAACAGGGGCTGTTGA